Within Methanoculleus horonobensis, the genomic segment GCGTATACCCCGAACGCAGCCGGACGGAGAGCCGGTCGCCGAGCCGCCGGTATGCCGCGAGCCTCTCGTCGTCGCCCGGGAAGTGGCGGCGGATATCCTCGTCGAGCCCCTCCGACTCCTCGTAGGTGGCGACGATGACGGGGAGACCGGTCGCGGCATGCACCGCCGCCGGGTCGATGATGTTGTACCAGGCGATGACGCTCCCGCCGATCATCAGGAGGTTGATATCCCGCCGGGCGAGACGGGTGAAGAGCCGGACGACCGCATCGGTGGCATCCGATCCGCCGACGGTCACCCGGGCGAAGGCCGCTCCGTCGATCCGGAGGTCCTTTCGCATGACGACGCCGGCAAGGGTGGACTGCTCCCGCCCCGAGTAACTCTCGGCGATACCAAGTGCCCGGAGCCCCGATTTGGCTACGTGCATGCGAAGTCCTTATGTTGCTCAATCAAATATAGTACATCAATGAGCGTCGAGCACGATGAGGTCTGCATCTTCATCCCCACGTTAAACGAGGCCCCGACGATCGGTGAACTGGTCGAGGGGTTCCGGAAGCGCGGTTTTCCCCATATCCGGGTCATGGACGGGAACAGCACTGATGGAACGCCCGATATCGCACGGGCCGCGGGAGCGGTTGTCCGGAGCCAGACGGGGAAAGGAAAGGGCAACGCTATCATCGAAGCCGTAGAGGAGATCGACAAGCCCTACGTGCTGATGCTCGACGGCGACGGCACCTACTCGCCGGACGACGCGGAGAAGATGCTTGAACCGCTCGGCCGGGGATTCGACCACGTCATCGGCGACCGGCTCGCCAATCCCGAGGCGGGAGCGTTCACCCGGCTAAACTTCCTCGGCAACCAGCTCCTCAACGTGATGTTTCGGATAGCGCACGGGAAAGACCTCAGCGATATCCTCTCGGGCTACCGCGCCTTTACCCTTCACTCGATCCGGCAGATGACGCTTAAAGAGGCCGGGTTCGAGATCGAGACGGAGATGGCGGTCGAGGCGGTGAGGAACGGGCAGCGGGTCACCGTTGTCCCGGTCAGGTATCTCTCGCGGCCCGGCACCGTCACGAAACTGAACCCGTTCCAGGACGGCTTCAGGATCTTCTCGACGATATACCGG encodes:
- the aglJ gene encoding S-layer glycoprotein N-glycosyltransferase AglJ; amino-acid sequence: MSVEHDEVCIFIPTLNEAPTIGELVEGFRKRGFPHIRVMDGNSTDGTPDIARAAGAVVRSQTGKGKGNAIIEAVEEIDKPYVLMLDGDGTYSPDDAEKMLEPLGRGFDHVIGDRLANPEAGAFTRLNFLGNQLLNVMFRIAHGKDLSDILSGYRAFTLHSIRQMTLKEAGFEIETEMAVEAVRNGQRVTVVPVRYLSRPGTVTKLNPFQDGFRIFSTIYRLAKMNNPIFYFGIIGLFISLVGGVIGIYVVLEWLKNIEHLPLTILTVLLITMGFQIFMFGVISDMLLGFHRETTRQIEQLQNPPKPPR
- a CDS encoding endonuclease dU, whose protein sequence is MHVAKSGLRALGIAESYSGREQSTLAGVVMRKDLRIDGAAFARVTVGGSDATDAVVRLFTRLARRDINLLMIGGSVIAWYNIIDPAAVHAATGLPVIVATYEESEGLDEDIRRHFPGDDERLAAYRRLGDRLSVRLRSGYTLFVRSCGISPEDAARLCNDFTYEGRVPEPIRVARLIARGVVRSSGCVGFAPDDHDR